The following proteins come from a genomic window of Neofelis nebulosa isolate mNeoNeb1 chromosome 5, mNeoNeb1.pri, whole genome shotgun sequence:
- the LOC131512941 gene encoding uncharacterized protein LOC131512941, whose translation MVGGEVQREHLGSPQWPSLGLRGLWRDPRFAPQFLAYKRHPSAYRKGLNVSSPDSRWHILTSSTWGCDPIWHQGLCRCEPVETRSLGWACSTDWRPSTTRRCARRHRGARLVEDSGSDGRRPLQAEQPPSRQQTPAAKTARDTLPRGLRRKPASRSVTLDSWPRLWESAVWSVVAPRRCSGSTGTELQPLPSLLRHQRWGPVGLSDIQSNTPVAPEAAPQRSYIHSGSTGSGPEVTCALREHGFSPRGHAGTQGAGVQDLRSHVHLGSTGSGPDWSPTATWGSWACLFGDVCYRKPLFTRGRTLSTQTPRVSPSPH comes from the exons ATGGtcgggggggaggtgcagagagagcatCTGGGGTCCCCCCAGTGGCCCTCCTTGGGGCTGCGGGGCCTCTGGAGGGACCCTCGCTTTGCACCTCAGTTCCTCGCTTACAAACGACATCCTAGCGCCTACCGTAAAGGACTGAACGTGTCCTCCCCAGATTCACGCTGGCATATTCTAACCTCCAGTACCTGGGGATGTGACCCTATTTGGCATCAGGGTCTCTGCAGATGTGAGCCTGTTGAAACAAGGTCACTGGGCTGGGcctgctccacggactggcgtcCCTCTACAACACGGCGGTGTGCACGCAGGCACAGGGGAGCACGTCTCGTTGAGGATTCGGGCAGCGATGGACGGAGGCCTCTACAGGCCGAGCAACCGCCGAGCCGTCAGCAAACGCCAGCAGCTAAGACAGCACGGGACACTCTCCCTCGCGGCCTCAGGAGGAAGCCAGCCTCCCGATCCGTGACCTTGGACTCGTGGCCTCGACTATGGGAGTCTGCTGTGTGGTCGGTGGTGGCACCACGGCGATGTTCCGGGTCCACAGGGACAG AGCTCCAGCCTTTGCCAAGTCTACTCCGTCATCAGAGATGGGGACCTGTCGGCCTCTCAGACATCCAAAGCAACACACCTGTGGCTCCTGAAGCAGCTCCCCAGAGGTCGTACATACACTCGGGGAGCACAGGTTCAGGACCTGAGGTCACATGTGCACTCAGGGAGCACGGGTTCAGCCCCAGAGGTCACGCGGGTACTCAGGGAGCAGGGGTTCAGGACCTGAGGTCACATGTGCACTTAGGGAGCACAGGTTCAGGACCCGACTGGAGCCCCACGGCCACCTGGGGGAGCTGGGCCTGTCTCTTTGGGGATGTCTGTTATAGAAAGCCCCTGTTCACACGTGGGCGAACCCTGAGCACACAAACACCTAgagtgtccccctccccccactaa